The following coding sequences are from one Eleginops maclovinus isolate JMC-PN-2008 ecotype Puerto Natales chromosome 11, JC_Emac_rtc_rv5, whole genome shotgun sequence window:
- the sipa1 gene encoding LOW QUALITY PROTEIN: signal-induced proliferation-associated protein 1 (The sequence of the model RefSeq protein was modified relative to this genomic sequence to represent the inferred CDS: inserted 1 base in 1 codon), which produces MQSDDLFIRKFRRQNMRPPIATVNFDPKHEAGVVEWPPRREADGAERESLTPSRVGLTLRSVGRGHIMQRSNSDVTLGDLDSSGKAGGKAARVVGEKVGAGAQGDGAVLLHREYGSLSSLERQTQVQELGTDDRGPLSPSALRFKDPFLLLGLQGNPPEPDGFFRGLSVSAGESPKPAKPPKPEGLSKKAKPLQIPQPGPYDNIGGGAWVRNFAHYDVQSILFDLSEAATNRDSIGRKKNITSGASAASQLRPLSQANPSSPAQGGGGNGVNADDPEQSLLLDEGDGNDNELLLSCPHFRNETGGEEQVGLDQSQERRGLWSSLRTPNDAVSVLEEPRESHVQQQGKSNYFIEHADLGAHYYRKYFYMKEHQNFFGMDDRLGPVAISFRREEKEGSSGAQYNYRIIFRTTEMKTLRGSIFEESVPSAARHTTPRGLSPKRLLEFIMPELNLHCLRLASNSPKVRDTLLKLDEQGLNFQRKVGVMYCRAGQSSEEDMYNNESSGPAFEEFLDLLGERVRLKGWEKYRAQLDNKTDSTGTHSLYTRYQDYEIMFHVSTMLPYTANNTQQLLRKRHIGNDIVTIVFQEPGALPFTPKSIRSHFQHVFIIIQVHEPCSDNTYYRVAVTRSKDMPLFGPLFPKGARFPRSSAFRDFLLAKAVNAENAAEKSEKFRSMATRTRQEYLRDLAENYVTTTPIDSSTKFXLLSLGGKRKDKLKGAKGAELHSAGALVWAVMVNSGYEGEAGEHRLPCLLGVSAESVVLIERCTRGVVFNCSCRDVIGWKAVTETKEGGPYLDIFYERGESVSISVMESQADDIREVVQRLELVTRGCEALEVTPLRDGVGQPGFLMNEEGFVTELQRFCYAESGGLQLWARVVRLCGHSLVHLSPDERTRLLRTAHKIHITVIPPDENGKPRRSFSELYQKAIKDAECKPGEDQSGEAWVLDEREEEEVEADGGEEDVNEEEEEEMKEDTLKASEVNEADVTEVKVEDEEDVGQSCNEGQSEISQGSLLTPPSLPLLRATSLQDQPANQSQEGGGGSQLTRSCSLERQPSYTNTFDGHVYDNVGLNMERHIYENAGELRDATPDLILAVKSKVPPEDEQFTAAEFGDDKASVSDSSSRLSCLDRAERNSRALSLHNSITKILSETTDSTEEEWQSIADLATACRSILEALSREDRKAGDPSQAGVDQTDGKLKDSKDSDSPGHLEEKVSQLESMLKRLQDDLQKEKEDKAVLQAEVQSLRQNNQRLQEESQSTVARLIKVTELLCNVNKPC; this is translated from the exons ATGCAGTCAGATGACCTCTTCATCCGCAAGTTTCGCCGGCAGAACATGCGGCCGCCTATTGCCACCGTCAACTTTGACCCGAAGCATGAGGCGGGTGTAGTGGAGTGGCCGCCGAGGAGAGAGGCTGATGGAGCCGAAAGAGAGAGCCTGACTCCGAGCCGCGTGGGGCTGACGCTGAGGTCCGTGGGCCGGGGCCACATCATGCAGAGAAGTAACAGCGATGTCACCTTGGGAGACTTGGACTCCTCAGGGAAAGCAGGGGGGAAAGCTGCCCGGGTGGTTGGAGAGAAGGTGGGTGCGGGGGCTCAGGGAGATGGGGCTGTGCTGCTACACAGGGAATACGGCAGCCTGTCCTCACTGGAGAGACAGACTCAAGTGCAGGAGCTGGGCACAGACGATCGGGGGCCCCTGAGTCCAAGCGCCCTCCGCTTCAAAGACCCTTTCCTGCTTTTGGGTCTGCAGGGCAACCCTCCAGAGCCGGATGGATTCTTTCGGGGTCTGTCCGTGTCTGCCGGGGAATCCCCAAAACCCGCCAAGCCTCCGAAGCCCGAAGGTCTAAGTAAGAAGGCCAAACCCCTCCAGATCCCTCAACCAGGTCCCTATGACAACATCGGGGGCGGGGCCTGGGTGAGGAACTTCGCCCACTACGACGTTCAAAGCATCCTGTTTGACCTAAGTGAGGCGGCcacaaacagagacagcatCGGGAGGAAAAAGAACATCACCTCAGGGGCTTCGGCCGCCTCTCAGCTGCGCCCCTTGTCCCAAGCCAACCCGTCCTCACCCGCGCAGGGCGGGGGAGGAAACGGGGTGAACGCAGATGACCCCGAGCAGTCGCTGCTGCTGGACGAAGGCGATGGCAACGATAACGAGCTCCTGCTCAGCTGCCCGCACTTCCGCAATGAGACggggggagaggagcaggtgggGCTGGATCAGTCCCAGGAGAGGAGGGGTCTCTGGTCCAGCCTGAGAACCCCCAACGATGCAGTGTCGGTTCTGGAGGAGCCCAGAGAGAGTCACGTGCAACAGCAGGGGAAGAGCAACTACTTTATAGAACATGCAGACCTGGGGGCCCATTACTATCGCAAATACTTCTACATGAAAG AACACCAGAATTTCTTCGGGATGGACGATCGCCTCGGTCCAGTGGCCATCAGTTTCCGTCGGGAGGAGAAAGAAGGATCCAGCGGCGCTCAGTACAATTACCGAATCATCTTTCGCACCACAGAG ATGAAGACACTGCGAGGATCCATCTTCGAGGAGTCCGTGCCTTCTGCCGCTCGTCACACCACCCCCCGGGGGTTGTCTCCCAAGAGGCTGCTGGAGTTCATCATGCCTGAGCTGAACCTGCACTGCCTTCGCTTGGCCTCAAACTCCCCCAAGGTTCGGGACACCCTGCTGAAGCTGGACGAACAGGGG CTGAACTTCCAGCGTAAGGTCGGGGTGATGTACTGCCGCGCCGGGCAGAGCTCGGAGGAAGACATGTACAACAACGAAAGCTCGGGCCCGGCCTTCGAGGAGTTCCTGGACCTTCTCGGGGAGCGCGTGCGGCTGAAGGGCTGGGAGAAATACCGAGCTCAACTGGACAACAAGA CGGACTCGACTGGGACACACTCCCTCTACACGCGCTACCAGGACTATGAGATTATGTTTCATGTGTCCACGATGCTGCCCTACACAgccaacaacacacaacag CTGCTGAGGAAGCGACACATCGGTAACGACATCGTGACGATCGTGTTCCAGGAGCCGGGCGCCCTGCCGTTCACGCCAAAGTCCATCCGCTCCCATTTCCAAcatgtcttcatcatcatcCAGGTTCACGAGCCGTGTTCTGACAACACCTATTACAG ggTGGCTGTGACACGCTCTAAAGACATGCCGTTATTTGGCCCCTTGTTCCCCAAGGGCGCACGATTCCCTCGCTCCTCCGCCTTCAGAGACTTCCTCCTGGCGAAGGCAGTGAACGCTGAAAACGCAGCGGAGAAGTCCGAGAAGTTCCGCTCCATGGCCACGCGCACGCGGCAAGAATACCTGAGGGACCTGGCCGAAAACTACGTGACCACCACGCCCATCGACTCCTCCACCAAGT CCCTGCTCTCTCTGGGAGGCAAGCGCAAGGACAAGCTGAAGGGCGCCAAAGGGGCCGAGCTCCACAGTGCAGGGGCGCTGGTGTGGGCCGTGATGGTCAACAGCGGGTATGAAGGCGAGGCGGGGGAGCACCGACTCCCCTGTCTGCTCGGGGTGTCCGCCGAGTCGGTGGTGCTCATAGAGAGGTGCACACGCGGGGTGGTGTTTAACTGCTCCTGTCGAGATGTCATCGGCTGGAAGGCGGTCACAGAGACTAAAGAGGGGGGGCCCTATTTGGATATCTTCTACGAGCGTGGGGAATCTGTGTCAATCAGTGTGATGGAGAGTCAGGCGGATGATATACGAGAGGTGGTGCAGAGGCTAGAG CTGGTGACGCGGGGCTGCGAGGCTCTCGAGGTCACACCCCTGCGCGACGGTGTAGGGCAGCCCGGCTTCCTGATGAACGAGGAGGGCTTCGTGACGGAGCTGCAGCGGTTCTGTTATGCCGAGAGCGGAGGCCTGCAGCTGTGGGCCCGTGTGGTGCGGCTGTGCGGACACTCGCTGGTCCACCTGAGCCCCGACGAGAGGACCAGGCTGCTCCGCACCGCGCACAAGATCCACATCACCGTCATCCCACCGGACGAGAACGGCAAGCCTCGCAG AAGTTTCTCCGAGCTGTACCAAAAGGCCATCAAGGATGCGGAGTGTAAACCCGGCGAGGATCAGTCAGGAGAGGCCTGGGTGCTGGAcgagagggaagaggaagaggtggaagcggatgggggggaggaggacgtgaacgaggaagaggaggaggaaatgaaagaggaTACGCTGAAGGCGAGCGAGGTCAACGAAGCGGACGTGACAGAGGTGAAGGTGGAGGACGAAGAGGACGTAGGGCAGTCGTGCAATGAGGGGCAAAGCGAGATAAGTCAAGGCTCGCTCCTCACGCCGCCCAGCTTACCTCTGTTACGGGCCACTTCCCTGCAGGACCAGCCGGCCAATCAGAGCCAGGAGGGCGGCGGCGGCTCGCAGCTCACACGCAGCTGCTCTTTGGAGAGGCAGCCGTCCTACACCAACACGTTTGATGG GCACGTGTACGACAACGTGGGGCTGAATATGGAACGCCACATCTATGAGAACGCTGGCGAGCTGAGGGACGCCACACCTGATCTGATCCTGGCCGTCAAATCCAAAGTTCCCCCGGAGGACGAGCAG TTCACGGCCGCTGAGTTTGGCGATGACAAAGCTTCGGTGAGCGACTCGTCGTCCCGCCTGTCGTGTTTAGACCGTGCCGAAAGGAATTCACGAGCCCTCAGTCTTCATAACTCCATCACCAAGA ttCTCTCAGAGACGACGGACTCCACGGAGGAGGAGTGGCAGTCCATCGCCGACCTGGCCACAGCCTGCCGCAGCATCCTGGAGGCTTTGTCACGAGAGG ACCGTAAAGCCGGAGACCCCTCCCAAGCCGGAGTTGACCAGACGGACGGCAAGCTGAAAGA